TATGCCGTGCATGTGAACGGGGGGTGGCATCTTTCGGATATATCCGGGCGGCTGAAGCATCTTGGCACGAAGCATTCGATACCGTTTGAACTTGGAGGTTCCCATCATGAGGTTTGAGACACTGAGGATGCAGATAGAGGATTTCCAGTCTTCCAGCACCATCAAGGTAAAGGATGCAGGCAATGAGACGAGGATCCGCATCCTGAAGAAGATACTGAAACTGTTTGGGGACGTACCCGACTGCAGGGTCCAGGGACGGACTGTCTACCCGCTTGGGGAGGTCATCCTCATGCTGTTTCTCGCCACGCTGGCCGGGTCTGAGAGCTGCCTGTCCACACAGGATTTCTGGATGAGCAACGCCAAGCTCTACAGGCGCCTGTTCGGCAAGGAGACCATCCCCAGCCATGATACATTCAGGAGGGTCCTCTCCATCATCAGGGCCGAGGAGCTCAATGCATTGCTGGTAAGCGTATTGCACAATTCGGATACGGCAATCAGGAAGGCACTGAAACTGCCGACCCCTCCCAAGAGGATAGTGTCGGTGGATGGCAAGCAACTCAGGGGCACAGGACGCAAGGCAGAGACAGGGCAAGAGATCAAGGACCTGCAGGTCCTCAATATATATGAGCAGGATACGGAAACCTGTCTCTTCTCCGAGGCGATAGAATCCAAGACAAATGAAATCCCCCATGCCCAGAAGCTTCTCGCGAGGATGCACCTCAAGGACACGGTGGTCACCTTCGATGCCATGCACATGCAGACCAGGACCATCGGCATCATTGCCGAGTCAAAAGGTGACTATATAGGGGGCCTGAAGGGCAACCAGGGCAAAGCCGCTGAATTCGCCAGGACACTGTTTACCGAAGAGAACAAGCAGAAGCTCAAGGGTATTGATGGTTGCTACCACATGACGAGTGAGATCAGCCACAACCAGCTCGAGCAGCGGTCCTTCTATCTCTACCCACTGACCCAAAGCGAGAAGAAAGGGCTGTTTTCGGAGT
This sequence is a window from uncultured Sphaerochaeta sp.. Protein-coding genes within it:
- a CDS encoding ISAs1 family transposase, whose protein sequence is MRFETLRMQIEDFQSSSTIKVKDAGNETRIRILKKILKLFGDVPDCRVQGRTVYPLGEVILMLFLATLAGSESCLSTQDFWMSNAKLYRRLFGKETIPSHDTFRRVLSIIRAEELNALLVSVLHNSDTAIRKALKLPTPPKRIVSVDGKQLRGTGRKAETGQEIKDLQVLNIYEQDTETCLFSEAIESKTNEIPHAQKLLARMHLKDTVVTFDAMHMQTRTIGIIAESKGDYIGGLKGNQGKAAEFARTLFTEENKQKLKGIDGCYHMTSEISHNQLEQRSFYLYPLTQSEKKGLFSEWKKVFSVVCMAKTMRHNITGKETEEIRYYLTSLKDIGDAAHCIRSHWMIENSLHWNLDTTFREDDMALSDRNAALNQSILNKACLSLYKKMSDLMGGTQKISKKRLRKIFGWNFNDAMSQALTLMDPATFAKSVEIIPRKTT